One window from the genome of Rhodobacteraceae bacterium S2214 encodes:
- a CDS encoding acyl-CoA dehydrogenase, whose translation MPYRAPVQDIRFLMDTIAGFGAVADTDRFADATSDTVEAILTEAAKMCENVLAPLQRPGDLHPAVLENGVVRTSPGFADGYKAIAEGGWIGISAAPDFGGMGLPMTLTTAVNDMMSSACLSLQLNPLMSQGQIEALEHHASDEIKDLYLPKLISGEWCGTMNLTEPQAGSDVGALRSKAEPNGDGSYAISGQKIYISWGDNDFTENVCHLVLARLPDSVPGTKGISLFMVPKFIPDADGNLGERNELRVVSLEHKMGLHGSPTAVMEYSGAKGWLVGPENGGMAAMFTMMNNARLGVGVQGLGVAEGALQHAVAYANERKQGKAPGTGAIIEHADVRRMLATMKAEVFAARAIALMNAVAIDMTTATDDPKWKARAAFLTPICKAFGTDTGIDVASMGVQVHGGMGFIEETGAAQYSRDVRVTAIYEGTNGIQAMDLVARKLMDGGDAAFALLEEIQEITDATKKKFPNLAEAVWQAIENLRETTEWLVAQDDLTDRFAGAVPYLRAFARVLGGHAHLQAAVAGDASRERLARFYINRLLPEHASLLAHTRTGSADLMAITPDDFAA comes from the coding sequence ATGCCATATCGTGCACCGGTCCAAGACATTCGTTTTCTCATGGACACCATCGCAGGCTTCGGCGCCGTTGCGGACACCGATCGCTTCGCGGATGCGACGTCTGACACGGTAGAGGCCATCCTGACAGAAGCCGCCAAGATGTGCGAAAACGTACTCGCGCCATTGCAACGACCCGGTGACCTACATCCGGCTGTTCTGGAAAACGGCGTTGTGCGCACATCCCCGGGTTTCGCTGACGGCTACAAAGCAATCGCAGAAGGCGGCTGGATCGGGATTTCAGCCGCGCCTGACTTTGGCGGCATGGGCCTTCCGATGACGCTGACAACGGCTGTGAACGATATGATGTCGTCTGCTTGCCTGTCGTTGCAGTTGAACCCGCTGATGTCGCAGGGCCAGATCGAAGCGCTGGAGCATCACGCGTCAGACGAAATTAAAGATCTGTATCTGCCGAAGCTCATTTCCGGCGAATGGTGCGGTACAATGAACCTGACCGAACCGCAGGCCGGTTCTGACGTGGGTGCGCTGCGGTCAAAGGCCGAACCAAACGGCGACGGCAGCTATGCGATTTCCGGCCAGAAAATCTATATCTCTTGGGGCGACAACGACTTTACCGAAAACGTCTGCCACCTTGTGCTGGCCCGTCTGCCGGATAGCGTTCCGGGCACCAAAGGCATCAGCCTGTTCATGGTGCCAAAGTTCATTCCAGACGCAGACGGCAACCTTGGCGAACGCAATGAACTGCGCGTTGTGTCACTGGAACACAAAATGGGCCTGCACGGGTCCCCGACCGCTGTGATGGAATATTCCGGTGCGAAAGGCTGGCTCGTCGGTCCTGAAAACGGCGGTATGGCCGCCATGTTCACGATGATGAACAACGCCCGTTTGGGCGTGGGTGTGCAGGGCCTTGGTGTTGCCGAAGGCGCATTGCAGCACGCGGTTGCTTACGCAAATGAACGCAAACAAGGCAAAGCACCGGGCACGGGTGCGATTATCGAACACGCTGACGTGCGCCGCATGCTGGCGACGATGAAGGCAGAGGTTTTTGCCGCCCGCGCTATCGCTTTGATGAACGCTGTCGCCATCGACATGACAACGGCGACTGACGATCCGAAATGGAAAGCACGCGCTGCGTTCCTGACGCCGATCTGCAAAGCATTCGGAACAGACACGGGTATCGATGTGGCCTCTATGGGTGTGCAAGTGCACGGCGGCATGGGCTTCATCGAAGAAACAGGGGCCGCGCAATATTCCCGCGATGTCCGCGTGACCGCGATCTACGAAGGCACCAACGGCATCCAAGCCATGGACCTCGTTGCGCGTAAACTGATGGACGGCGGTGATGCCGCCTTTGCTTTGCTTGAAGAAATTCAAGAAATTACGGACGCCACGAAGAAGAAATTCCCGAACCTCGCCGAAGCTGTTTGGCAGGCCATCGAAAACCTGCGTGAAACGACCGAATGGTTGGTCGCGCAGGATGACCTGACCGACCGTTTCGCAGGCGCGGTTCCTTATCTGCGTGCATTTGCGCGCGTATTGGGTGGTCACGCTCATCTGCAAGCCGCTGTCGCAGGCGACGCTTCGCGCGAACGCCTTGCACGGTTCTATATCAATCGGTTACTGCCAGAGCACGCCAGCCTTTTGGCGCATACGCGCACTGGCAGCGCTGATCTGATGGCCATCACACCAGACGACTTCGCAGCCTAA
- a CDS encoding threonylcarbamoyl-AMP synthase, whose translation MTFAASRRLTADPRGIAQAAHIWADGGLVAVPTETVYGLGADARDDTAVARIYEAKGRPSFNPLIVHVPDLAAAEIYCVFNDDAQRLAQAFWPGALTLVLPIKPDAGISKLVTAGLDTLAVRVPDHPLARDVLNAFGGPIAAPSANLSGRISPTTADHVLAGLDGRIDAVLDGGACPVGVESTIVACVGVPALLRTGGVPVEALSACLGQPLLQPDDPDTPQAPGQLASHYAPQGTVRLNVTELHDGEVLLGFGPVDADVNLSPSGDLIEAASQLFACLHQLDEMGAAHIAVSPIPQTGLGAAINDRLKRAAAPRD comes from the coding sequence ATGACTTTTGCCGCCTCACGTCGACTGACCGCAGACCCGCGCGGAATCGCACAAGCGGCGCATATTTGGGCGGACGGTGGGCTGGTCGCGGTCCCGACTGAAACTGTGTACGGGCTTGGCGCTGATGCACGCGATGATACAGCCGTTGCGCGCATTTACGAAGCAAAGGGGCGTCCGTCATTCAATCCGTTGATTGTGCATGTCCCCGACTTGGCGGCGGCAGAGATATATTGTGTTTTCAATGATGATGCGCAGCGTTTAGCGCAGGCATTTTGGCCGGGCGCATTGACGCTGGTGCTGCCGATTAAGCCTGACGCGGGCATCAGCAAGCTGGTCACGGCAGGATTGGACACATTGGCCGTGCGTGTGCCCGATCACCCGCTCGCGCGTGATGTCCTAAATGCGTTCGGTGGGCCGATCGCGGCCCCTTCAGCCAATCTGTCGGGACGGATTAGTCCGACGACGGCCGATCATGTTTTGGCGGGCTTGGATGGTCGGATTGATGCCGTGCTAGATGGCGGTGCTTGCCCCGTCGGCGTCGAATCGACAATTGTTGCCTGTGTGGGTGTGCCTGCATTGCTACGCACAGGGGGCGTTCCCGTCGAGGCGTTGTCGGCCTGTCTTGGTCAGCCGCTTTTGCAGCCCGATGATCCGGACACCCCGCAAGCACCGGGACAATTGGCATCGCATTATGCGCCGCAAGGAACGGTCCGCTTGAACGTGACGGAACTGCACGACGGTGAGGTGCTTCTGGGGTTTGGTCCGGTAGATGCGGACGTCAATCTGTCGCCAAGCGGTGATCTGATAGAGGCCGCATCGCAGTTGTTTGCCTGCCTGCATCAGTTGGACGAGATGGGTGCTGCGCATATTGCGGTATCGCCAATTCCACAAACCGGATTGGGTGCCGCAATCAATGATCGCTTGAAAAGAGCGGCTGCCCCGCGCGATTGA